In Holophagales bacterium, one DNA window encodes the following:
- a CDS encoding winged helix-turn-helix transcriptional regulator: MKLMSASPFGGRTRTRVLVALSLLETSFPRELARLLAAPVSGVRQALASLERDGLVAGRLVGKTRLVRLDPGYFARRELASYLARLADAEPELRSGVSQLRRRPRATGKPP; the protein is encoded by the coding sequence ATGAAGCTCATGAGCGCGAGCCCGTTCGGCGGTCGCACGCGCACCCGCGTGCTGGTGGCGTTGAGCCTGCTCGAGACCAGCTTTCCGCGCGAGCTGGCGCGTCTGCTGGCCGCCCCGGTGTCCGGCGTCCGGCAGGCGCTCGCCAGCCTCGAGCGCGACGGTCTCGTGGCCGGCCGCCTCGTCGGCAAAACCCGTCTGGTTCGCCTCGATCCGGGCTACTTTGCTCGTCGGGAGCTCGCGTCGTACCTCGCGAGACTCGCCGACGCGGAGCCGGAATTGCGATCGGGCGTGAGCCAGCTGCGCCGCCGGCCCCGCGCGACGGGCAAACCGCCTTGA
- a CDS encoding pirin, translating into MAGSTAWKSATPQLSLVLPGVPASQFHSTDVEIGSRKARRSGSLIRQALYLDQEDAYAAGEVGFLARALVQATLPHSDPKANEFVRRNGHFTLSILAPKDVGLPYGRYPRLVLAYLTTEAVRRKSPDVELGSHFSHFCAALGIPPTTGPRGSLPMLRDQLQRLFASTFQCIFHDESQGRHAGDGFLIAEKRELWWDPRPGKGEAAWGSHVVLSDRFYREATEAPVPLDLRVLRALRSPFEIDIYVWLTWRFFRLRRPVTIPWASLALQFGSGYANPRHFKKRFLGYLRSVIDYYPEIRLESASSGLLLRPSPTHVEPQVSRRPRAHAAGIGIGLRGRESI; encoded by the coding sequence ATGGCTGGAAGTACCGCTTGGAAGTCCGCGACCCCGCAGCTCTCGTTGGTGCTCCCTGGCGTTCCAGCGTCACAGTTTCATTCTACAGATGTTGAGATCGGATCGCGCAAGGCCAGGCGCTCCGGCAGCCTGATCCGGCAGGCGCTCTACCTCGACCAGGAGGACGCCTACGCCGCCGGCGAGGTCGGCTTCCTGGCCCGGGCGCTCGTCCAGGCGACGCTCCCCCACAGCGACCCGAAGGCCAACGAGTTCGTCCGGCGCAACGGGCATTTCACGCTCTCGATCCTGGCCCCGAAGGACGTAGGGCTGCCCTACGGCCGCTACCCGCGCCTGGTCCTCGCCTACCTCACGACCGAGGCGGTGCGTCGCAAGAGCCCCGACGTCGAGCTCGGCAGCCACTTCTCCCACTTCTGCGCCGCCCTTGGCATTCCGCCGACGACCGGCCCGCGAGGCTCGCTACCGATGCTCCGGGATCAGCTCCAGCGACTCTTCGCCTCGACCTTCCAGTGCATCTTCCACGACGAGAGCCAGGGGCGGCACGCCGGCGACGGCTTCCTGATCGCCGAGAAGCGGGAGCTCTGGTGGGACCCTCGGCCCGGCAAGGGCGAGGCCGCCTGGGGCTCCCACGTCGTCCTTTCCGACCGGTTCTACCGGGAGGCGACCGAGGCGCCGGTGCCACTCGACCTCCGGGTGCTTCGCGCCCTGCGGTCGCCCTTTGAGATCGACATCTACGTCTGGCTGACATGGCGCTTCTTCCGGCTCCGCAGGCCGGTGACGATCCCGTGGGCGTCCCTGGCGCTCCAGTTCGGGTCGGGGTACGCGAACCCGCGGCACTTCAAGAAGCGGTTCCTGGGCTACCTGCGGAGCGTCATCGACTACTACCCCGAGATTCGACTCGAGAGCGCCTCGAGTGGGCTCCTGCTCAGGCCATCGCCAACCCATGTCGAACCGCAGGTGTCGCGGCGGCCCAGAGCGCATGCAGCCGGGATAGGCATCGGATTGCGGGGCCGCGAGTCGATCTAG
- a CDS encoding J domain-containing protein, with the protein MDLQLPFSQDEFKSRYRELARRWHPDLNPGDPKSEERMKEITSAAELLTGLDLASLSAYTGVKYEKRLGQTSVQVGGQNLSISFSMQVSELHASDWINAAAFAGRSNEAFLASASGQIVQVSPSGNPLRVFQTGTAPHRIADTGDFLYFLTDTRLYVLRGETLHAVVDTTDGGDLIVAQTGIGLLEKNRFRWLNEDGSYVGSVLSRDPIRRVYWTPSGLIVESRQKRATIAGPTSWWD; encoded by the coding sequence ATGGACCTCCAGCTTCCGTTCTCACAGGACGAGTTCAAGAGCCGGTACCGGGAGCTGGCGCGGCGGTGGCATCCAGATCTCAACCCCGGAGATCCCAAGTCCGAAGAGCGCATGAAGGAGATCACGAGCGCTGCTGAGTTGCTCACGGGCCTCGACCTGGCGTCCTTGTCGGCGTACACGGGCGTCAAGTACGAGAAGAGACTCGGCCAGACGAGCGTGCAGGTGGGCGGGCAGAACCTCTCGATCAGCTTCAGCATGCAGGTGAGCGAGCTGCACGCCTCTGACTGGATCAACGCGGCGGCGTTCGCGGGCAGATCGAACGAGGCGTTCCTCGCGAGCGCTTCCGGACAAATCGTCCAGGTGAGTCCGTCTGGAAATCCACTGCGCGTCTTCCAGACTGGAACTGCCCCACATCGCATTGCTGACACCGGGGACTTCCTGTACTTCCTCACCGACACGCGCTTGTACGTTCTTCGAGGGGAGACGCTCCACGCCGTGGTGGACACAACCGATGGCGGAGACCTCATCGTCGCGCAAACGGGAATCGGGCTCTTGGAGAAGAACCGGTTCCGCTGGTTGAACGAGGATGGAAGCTATGTGGGCTCCGTGCTCTCGAGAGACCCTATCCGTCGGGTGTACTGGACGCCGAGTGGCCTGATTGTTGAGAGCCGGCAGAAGCGCGCCACCATCGCCGGCCCAACCAGTTGGTGGGACTAG
- a CDS encoding type IV toxin-antitoxin system AbiEi family antitoxin domain-containing protein produces MTSPARIRRSPDWDSLFEVAQGQDGYFTTAQAAQSGYSRPLLHKHLAGRKIVRARRGVYRVVHFPASDREDLVVLWLWSEQAGVFSHDTALALHDLSDALPSKAHLTLPAAWGRRRLRVPAGLVLHFADIGERDRASFGAVPVTAPLRTLSDCIEADLAPELLDQAISQARRRGLISAADEARLRSQRSGRRAESR; encoded by the coding sequence ATGACGTCCCCTGCTCGAATTCGCCGGTCGCCTGACTGGGACTCCCTCTTCGAAGTGGCCCAGGGCCAGGATGGCTACTTCACGACGGCCCAAGCGGCGCAATCGGGGTACTCGCGCCCCCTCCTGCACAAGCACCTGGCCGGCAGGAAGATCGTGCGCGCACGGCGTGGTGTCTATCGGGTCGTGCATTTCCCGGCCAGCGACCGGGAGGACCTTGTTGTCCTTTGGCTCTGGAGCGAGCAGGCGGGAGTGTTCTCGCACGACACGGCTCTGGCGCTCCACGACCTCTCGGACGCTCTGCCGAGCAAGGCGCACCTCACGCTGCCGGCGGCGTGGGGTCGTCGGCGCCTGCGTGTGCCCGCGGGTCTCGTGCTCCATTTCGCCGACATCGGCGAGCGGGATCGCGCGAGCTTCGGAGCCGTTCCGGTAACGGCACCACTTCGGACCCTCAGCGACTGCATCGAGGCTGATCTCGCGCCCGAGCTCCTCGACCAGGCGATAAGCCAGGCGCGCCGTCGAGGGCTGATCTCGGCTGCCGATGAGGCTCGCCTTCGCAGCCAGCGAAGCGGACGCCGGGCGGAGTCGCGATGA
- a CDS encoding nucleotidyl transferase AbiEii/AbiGii toxin family protein has protein sequence MTVRQYATPLAFKQALEQRLRSSSATGTDFGRRRQLLVFDRFLARLGRVAGDAVALKGGLVLELRLERARTTKDVDLRMMGSPADVLELLQEAGRLDLGEHMRFEIQPDGEHPEIQNEGMRYEGYRYRAECRLAGMIYGRPFGVDVAFGDPLIGAPDVITAEDTLAFAGIAPPAIRLYPVVTHIAEKLHALTMPRLRPNTRVRDLPDIALLATTGEIDGSLLRQAINRTFEFRSTHAVPAALPDPPESWEAPYAAMAVTDALPWPTLERVGQAVSSFLDPLLRSDTVSTWNPGDWRWL, from the coding sequence ATGACGGTACGCCAGTATGCGACGCCCCTCGCCTTCAAGCAGGCGCTGGAACAGCGGCTCAGGTCGTCGTCGGCGACCGGCACGGACTTCGGCCGACGCCGGCAGCTGCTCGTGTTCGACCGTTTCCTCGCGCGACTCGGAAGGGTCGCTGGCGATGCGGTGGCGCTCAAGGGCGGGCTCGTGCTCGAGCTGCGCCTCGAGCGCGCTCGCACGACGAAGGACGTCGACCTGCGAATGATGGGGTCGCCGGCGGACGTGCTGGAGCTCCTCCAGGAGGCCGGCCGACTCGACCTCGGCGAGCACATGAGGTTCGAGATTCAGCCGGACGGCGAGCACCCCGAGATCCAGAACGAGGGGATGCGCTACGAGGGCTACCGCTACCGAGCCGAGTGTCGGCTGGCCGGAATGATCTACGGCCGCCCGTTCGGCGTCGACGTGGCCTTCGGTGATCCGCTGATCGGTGCCCCAGACGTCATCACTGCGGAAGACACGCTTGCCTTCGCCGGCATCGCTCCGCCGGCGATCCGCCTCTATCCCGTCGTTACTCACATCGCCGAGAAACTCCACGCGCTTACGATGCCGCGACTGCGCCCGAACACCAGAGTGCGAGATCTTCCGGACATCGCGCTGCTCGCAACGACCGGCGAGATCGACGGGAGCCTGCTTCGACAGGCCATCAATAGGACGTTCGAGTTTCGGAGCACGCACGCGGTCCCGGCGGCGTTGCCGGATCCGCCAGAGTCCTGGGAGGCGCCGTACGCCGCGATGGCAGTGACGGACGCTCTACCGTGGCCAACGCTCGAGCGAGTCGGACAGGCTGTCTCATCATTCCTGGACCCGCTGCTTCGGTCGGACACAGTTTCCACTTGGAACCCGGGAGACTGGAGATGGTTGTGA